From Mercenaria mercenaria strain notata chromosome 17, MADL_Memer_1, whole genome shotgun sequence, the proteins below share one genomic window:
- the LOC123537344 gene encoding uncharacterized protein LOC123537344, translating into MKENEESPPYKLMENIPFQHVSMSMYYKLANKLDPDSSVVGNNWRLLAEKLGYSTENIFVFESQQSQHGRNTIKVLQDYNQKQGSTVNDVFRALEEIDRPDALDELIEGLPEIQKTYRESLKKKHRHRDLIEDDYICSSCDDMPYSGETFPSYAQSHHKAMMSPGNSYGMFSRNQQIPGSSPGKNYQRHKSFDPQCVNSRLPGYEHESPDFKRQRSMPLSDSLMVRGHDSHSQYYREMEPMDHSPSVREDPVPPAVAMMRGMPRYNNQHGLPPMNSTVHSKDSEALFRQPYSQFGRQTERAGLKLEIPSPSDMFNRQRSADFCSPSPTPTTPSTPLGHLQKLANERQFQPEDGYKDLMKLKHDEELLQGKAGHMESPDRMMEFMSQQNSGMVSPGHHGDGQSHMRLSPRTSGPPNTFPLRLKSSSNSSSTSPTGSSQQLTKSASVPSNMKPAEFRKAFRHIKVFVTYAADDKKHTQRVLSLCKCLEKNGFTCCVDIFHRKLPIEERHNWYQNRFDEADFILVVMSPKYRMEADSCEMENDADDSDSVDSDGENDLNVRPYRLHTKNIYRLMYREYVQSGQRCMRFVPLIFPGMTQDIIPAWMLDNYNGLFYYWPKQYKDLLWMLTKPENRVPEHLTPPISRSVQDNESPVTNSSETNVESE; encoded by the exons GTATTTGAAAGTCAGCAGTCACAGCATGGAAGAAACACAATAAAAGTTCTTCAAGATTACAATCAGAAACAGGGTAGTACGGTTAATGATGTATTCAGGGCATTAGAAGAAATTGACAGACCAGATGCTCTTGATGAACTTATAGAAGGATTACCAG AAATTCAGAAAACGTACCGAGaaagtttaaagaagaaacaTCGTCACAGAGATCTCATTGAGGACGACTATATCTGTTCTTCATGTGACGATATGCCTTACTCAGGCGAGACGTTCCCGTCTTACGCTCAAAGTCATCATAAAGCAATGATGTCACCTGGAAACAGTTACGGAATGTTTTCGAGAAATCAACAGATCCCAGGATCTTCTCCTGGGAAAAATTACCAAAGACACAAAAGTTTTGATCCCCAGTGTGTGAATTCAAGACTGCCAGGTTATGAACATGAAAGTCCAGACTTTAAGCGACAGCGCTCGATGCCTTTGTCAGACAGCCTGATGGTTCGTGGACATGATAGTCATTCACAGTACTATCGAGAAATGGAACCGATGGATCATTCTCCTTCAGTCCGAGAAGATCCAGTCCCACCAGCTGTGGCTATGATGCGTGGCATGCCTCGATATAATAATCAACATGGGCTACCACCTATGAACTCAACAGTTCACAGCAAAGACTCAGAAGCTCTCTTCAGACAACCTTACAGTCAGTTTGGTCGCCAGACAGAAAGAGCCGGTCTGAAATTGGAAATTCCTTCTCCATCAGATATGTTCAACCGGCAAAGATCTGCAGATTTCTGCAGCCCTAGTCCAACACCAACAACACCATCAACACCCCTAGGTCACTTACAGAAACTGGCAAACGAGAGACAGTTTCAGCCGGAAGACGGTTATAAAGACCTCATGAAGTTAAAACACGATGAGGAATTACTCCAGGGTAAAGCTGGACACATGGAGTCTCCTGACAGAATGATGGAATTTATGTCTCAACAGAATTCTGGTATGGTCAGTCCTGGTCACCATGGAGACGGTCAAAGTCATATGAGGTTAAGTCCTAGAACTAGCGGCCCACCAAATACATTCCCTTTAAGACTGAAGTCATCATCAAATTCATCATCCACATCACCTACAGGAAGTTCCCAACAGCTGACAAAGTCAGCATCTGTACCCAGCAATATGAAACCAGCAGAATTTAgaaaag CATTTCGGCATATAAAAGTGTTTGTTACATATGCTGCAGACGACAAGAAACATACACAGCGTGTGTTGAGTTTGTGTAAATGTCTAGAGAAGAATGGTTTTACATGCTGTGTTGATATTTTCCATCGGAAATTACCCATTGAAGAGCGGCATAATTGGTACCAGAATAGATTTGACGAG GCTGACTTTATACTGGTTGTAATGTCGCCAAAGTACCGTATGGAAGCAGATTCCTGTGAAATGGAAAATGATGCTGATGACTCGGACAGCGTTGACAGTGATGGAGAAAATGACTTAAATGTTCGGCCGTACCGACTTCACACCAAAAATATATACAGACTTATGTATCGGGAATATGTCCAGAGCGGCCAGAGATGTATGCGATTTGTGCCATTAATTTTTCCTGGAATGACCCAAGACATAATTCCTGCTTGGATGTTGGACAATTACAATGGTTTGTTTTATTACTGGCCTAAACAATATAAAGATTTGTTATGGATGTTAACGAAGCCAGAGAATCGTGTGCCAGAACATCTTACGCCGCCTATAAGCAGAAGTGTTCAAGATAATGAAAGTCCGGTTACAAATTCTTCAGAAACTAATGTTGAATCAGAATGA